One window from the genome of Streptomyces cadmiisoli encodes:
- the kdpA gene encoding potassium-transporting ATPase subunit KdpA, with translation MYGWLQATLILAVVVGLHVPLGDYMARALDGGRHSRAERFLHKVCGIDPDREQDWRHYLFALLAFSVTSIAALFTLFTLQGRLPWSTGHEGMPWRLALHTAVSFTTNTSWQNYAGESTTGHLAVMAGLGVQAFASGAVGLCVALALIRGLTRRDTDLLGNFWVDLIRSVLRIFLPLSVVFGIVLIALGVPQSLGGAHIVTTVAGGEQTLLGGPVGSWEPVKLMSGDGGGIFNANSAHPYENPTAVTNAIEIVLMLLIPTAFIRTYGRMIGSLRQSWTLLAVVGILFGLLLAAGNLAQSAHNGTVTEAVGGQYEGTETRFGVPASTLFGVAATGTADGAANASYDSFSSLGGGVLLSAMMLGEIAPGGTGSGLYGLIMAVMVAVFIGGLMVGRTPEYLRKRLGFGEMRHVVLYALVSPTAVLACVALAVALGHGPSSMGNPGPHGLTELTYAYTSNVNSNGSAMAGFNGATDFHNLLMSAAMLIGRCLPMVFVLALAGRLARQRPGVVTVGTLQARGVNFVALATGAALLLALLNYLPVLSLGPLAEGLMRGST, from the coding sequence ATGTACGGCTGGCTCCAGGCCACCCTGATCCTCGCGGTCGTCGTCGGTCTGCACGTACCGCTCGGCGACTACATGGCGCGCGCCCTCGACGGCGGGCGGCACAGCCGCGCCGAGCGGTTCCTCCACAAGGTCTGCGGCATCGACCCGGACCGGGAACAGGACTGGCGGCACTACCTGTTCGCGCTCCTCGCGTTCAGCGTCACGAGCATCGCCGCGCTGTTCACCCTGTTCACCCTCCAGGGACGGCTGCCCTGGTCCACGGGGCACGAGGGCATGCCGTGGCGGCTCGCCCTGCACACCGCGGTCAGCTTCACCACCAACACCAGCTGGCAGAACTACGCGGGCGAGTCCACCACCGGCCACCTGGCGGTGATGGCGGGCCTGGGCGTCCAGGCGTTCGCCTCCGGTGCCGTCGGCCTGTGCGTGGCGCTCGCCCTCATCCGGGGCCTGACGCGCCGCGACACCGACCTGCTGGGCAACTTCTGGGTGGACCTGATCCGCTCGGTGCTGCGGATCTTCCTGCCCCTGTCGGTCGTCTTCGGCATCGTGCTGATCGCGCTGGGCGTCCCCCAGAGCCTGGGCGGCGCGCACATCGTCACCACGGTCGCCGGGGGCGAGCAGACCCTGCTCGGCGGCCCGGTCGGCTCCTGGGAGCCGGTGAAGCTCATGTCGGGCGACGGCGGCGGCATCTTCAACGCCAACAGCGCGCACCCCTACGAGAACCCGACGGCGGTCACCAACGCGATCGAGATCGTGCTGATGCTGCTGATCCCGACCGCCTTCATCCGCACCTACGGCCGGATGATCGGCTCACTGCGGCAGAGCTGGACCCTGCTCGCCGTGGTCGGCATCCTCTTCGGTCTGCTGCTCGCGGCCGGCAACCTCGCGCAGAGCGCGCACAACGGCACCGTCACCGAGGCGGTCGGCGGCCAGTACGAGGGCACCGAGACCCGTTTCGGCGTTCCCGCCTCCACGCTTTTCGGGGTGGCGGCCACCGGAACGGCCGACGGCGCGGCGAACGCGTCCTACGACAGCTTCTCGAGTCTCGGCGGCGGGGTGCTGCTGTCGGCGATGATGCTCGGCGAGATCGCCCCGGGCGGAACCGGCAGCGGACTGTACGGCCTGATCATGGCCGTGATGGTGGCCGTCTTCATCGGCGGTCTGATGGTCGGCCGCACCCCCGAGTACCTGCGCAAGCGGCTCGGCTTCGGGGAGATGCGCCACGTCGTGCTGTACGCCCTGGTCTCGCCCACGGCCGTGCTGGCCTGTGTGGCGCTCGCGGTGGCGCTCGGCCACGGTCCGTCCTCCATGGGCAACCCCGGACCGCACGGACTGACGGAGCTGACCTACGCGTACACCTCCAACGTCAACAGCAACGGCAGCGCGATGGCGGGCTTCAACGGCGCCACCGACTTCCACAATCTGCTGATGTCGGCGGCGATGCTGATCGGCCGCTGCCTGCCGATGGTGTTCGTGCTCGCGCTGGCCGGGCGACTGGCCCGGCAACGGCCCGGCGTCGTCACCGTGGGCACCCTCCAGGCCCGCGGCGTCAACTTCGTCGCCCTGGCCACCGGCGCCGCCCTCCTGCTGGCGCTGCTCAACTATCTGCCGGTGCTGTCCCTGGGACCACTGGCGGAGGGCCTGATGCGGGGGAGCACCTGA
- a CDS encoding DUF5999 family protein: MCQHQPPCPTADSADRDSARLVAHHPEQGWSLLCNGVVLFEDTGELLPDGQIIAPHRPLDGSRVMTAA; the protein is encoded by the coding sequence ATGTGCCAGCACCAGCCACCGTGCCCGACCGCCGACTCCGCCGACCGGGATTCCGCCCGCCTCGTGGCGCATCACCCGGAGCAGGGCTGGTCCCTGCTGTGCAACGGGGTCGTGCTCTTCGAGGACACCGGTGAACTCCTGCCGGACGGCCAGATCATCGCGCCTCACCGTCCGCTGGACGGCAGTCGCGTGATGACCGCCGCCTGA